Sequence from the Bryobacteraceae bacterium genome:
CCCTTCGATGTCGACGCCGGCGGCGAGGCGGGCGATGGTTTCGGGCGTGGGAACGCGCTCCACTTGAGCGCGGTAGGCACGCGGATGCTGGAAGCGGGGGTCAGTAAGGCGATGTTGGAGCGCGCCGTCGTTGGTGAGCAGGAGAAGCCCCTCGCTATCGCGATCGAGACGGCCGGCGGCATAGACGCCGGGGACATCAATGAAGTCCCGCAGAGTGACGCCGTCGCCGGTGAACTGGCAGAGAACGCCGTAGGGCTTGTGGAACAGGAGCACGCGCGGCGGCGGACGCATAATACTTAAACATGGCACGATCGCCGTTTCGATTTGCGCCTCTGTCGCCGGAGAACTTCGCCGACCTCGAGGATCTGTTCGGCCCCAAGGGCGCCTGCGGCGGCTGCTGGTGCATGACGTGGCGGCTGCCGAAGAAATCCTACGACGCGGGCAAGGCCGAGGGCAATCACGCCCGGCTGCGGGCGCTGGTGGATGGCGGGGAGCCGGCGGGTGTTCTGGCCTACGAGGGCGATCGAGCGGCGGGTTGGATCTCCGTGGCTCCGCGGGAACAGTTCGACTACCTGCGCCGCAGCCGGACGCTTCAGCCGCCGGACGACCTTCCGGTATGGAGCGTGACCTGCTTCTATATTCGAAAGGAACACCGGCGGCGCGGGCTGGCGACGGCGCTGTTGGGCGCGGCGGAGGAGTACGTTCGCGAGCGCGGGGGGAAGCGGATCGAAGGGTACCCGAGCTTGCCTCGCAGCGCGGAACTGCCGGCGGTGTTCGCGTGGACTGGCCTGCCGGCGATCTTCGAGTCGCGCGGGTTCACGGAGTGCCCGTCGCAGGGGCGGAGCCGGAAGCTCATGCGGAAGCATCTGCGATAGGCATCTGCGATAAGCTGGGGAGGATCTATGTCGCGATTGCTGTGTTTGGCCACCCTGTGCGGAGGCGCGCTGATGGCGCAGTTGCCCGCCCCGAATTCCCTTGGCGTATCGATGGGCCACCTTCACCTTCTGGTGCCGGATCCGGCCGTGCACGCACGGATCTGGACCGAGGTGCTCGGCGCCAAAGAGGTGAAGTACGGTTCGCTCACGCTGTACGAATTGCCGGACGTAGTGCTCGGGTTCCGCAAGGGCAATCCTACTGGCGGCACCGACGACTCGGCGGTGAACCACCTTGGCTTCAAGACGCGGGATCTGGCGAAAACGAAGGAGGCGCTGGTGGCGGCCGGGTGCAAGATCGTGAAGGAGATGCCCGACACGCACCAATTCTTCGCGATGTTCCCGGACGCGGTGAAAGTGGAGTTCACCGAGGACAAGACGATCGCGCACCCGATCGTGCATCATCATATCCACTTCGCCTCGCACCAACAGGACGAGATGCGGACGTGGTACGCGAAGAATTTCGGCGCGATGCCGGGGATGCGCGGGCGCTTCAAGGCGGCGGACTTGCCTGGAGTGAACCTGAGCTGGAATCCGGCCGAGACGCCGCAGGCGCCCACGAAGGGCCGGTCCGTGGACCACATCGGGTTCGAGGTGAAGGATCTCGAAGCCTTCTGCAAGAAGCTCGAGGGCGCCGGGATCCACTTCGACCGGCCGTTCACCAAGGTACCGGCGATCGGGCTGAGCATCGCGTTCCTGACCGATCCGTGGGGAGCGACCATCGAGTTGACCGAAGGGTTGCGGCGGTAACTTCTCATGACGGCCGCGGCAGCGGATCGTGCGGTCACTTACCACTTCAAAGAAAGCCCGTACAGCAGCCACTCCGTGCTGCTCGGCATGTTTCCCGCGCCGGGCGGAGGGCGGAGGGTGCTGGACGCCGGCTGCGGCAACGGCGATCTCTCGCGGATTCTTGACGGGCGCGGCTACGCGGTTACGGCGGTGGAGCGTCCGGGCGGCGTGACAGGCGCGCTTCCGGAGAGCGTGCGGCTGGTTGAGCACGACCTGGACCGCAGCCTGCCACCGATCGAGGGCGGCTTCGACGTCATCGTGCTGGCCGATGTGCTGGAGCACCTGCGGGATCCGGCGGCGCTGCTACGTGAGCTTCGGCCGATGCTGGCGGCGGACGGCGAACTCGTGGTCTCGCTGCCGAACAGCGGCAACCTCTACTTTCGGCTGGTGGTTCTCTCGGGCCGGTTTCCGCAGGAAGACAAGGGTCTTTTCGACCGCACGCACCTGCATTTCTACACCTGGGACGGGTGGCGGGAACTGTTTGGAAGCGCGGGTTTTGCTATGGTAGAGGTCTGCCCGACGGGTATTCCGGTGGGATTGCGTTTCGCGGAGCATTCCGGCTCATGGCCGGTGCGCGCGGCCGAACGGATCTCATACGAACTCGCGCGGGTTCGCAAGCAGATGTTCGCCTACCAGTTCATCGCGCGGATACGCCCGCAATGAGTAACCCGAAACCGAAAATCGTTGTCGTGATGCCGGCCTTCAACGCCGAGAAGACGCTGCGCATGACTTACACCGAGTTACCGCACGACGTGGTGGACCTGGTGATCCTGGTGGACGACGGGAGTTCCGACAAGACGCTCCAGGTGGCGCGGGACCTCAAGCTCGAGATGTTCGTGCATAACCGCAACTACGGCTACGGCGCGAACCAAAAGACATGCTATCGCGAGGCGCTGCGCGCGGGGGCCGATATCGTCGTGATGGTGCATCCGGACTATCAATACGATCCGACGCTGCTGCCGCAAGTGGTGGAGCCGATTCGCCGGGGGGCGGCCGACGTGGTGCTGGGGTCGCGACTGCTCGGCGGCAACCCGATGCAGGGCGGCATGCCGTGGTGGAAGTACGTCTCGAACCGTTTTCTGACGTGGTGCGAAAACAAGGTGTTCGGGCTGAAGCTCGCCGAGTATCACACCGGATACCGGGCCTACACGCGTGAGATCCTCGAGGCGGTGAACGTCGAGATGAACTCGGACAAGTTCATCTTCGATCAAGAGATCATGGCGCAGTTCGTGCAGGTTGGCGCACGCGTTTCCGAAGTGCCCGTGCCAACGCGTTACTTTCCGGCGGCGTCCTCGGCGTCGTTTGTCGACAGTTCGATCTACGGCTGTTCGATCCTGTGGCTGCTGGGCCGGCTGCTGCTGCATCGGACGGGCGTGATGCGTTCGCGCCAGTTTGAGAGTCTGCGCCGCCGCTACACCAGCGTCCAGCATGCGTGACGGCTCATTCCGTTCCTGGTTAGCCGATTCGGTTCTCGTCTTCGCCCTGACGGCGCTGCTGATCCTGCCGCTATTCAAGACCGAATACGTCGCCGATTGGGGGATCATCGAAGGCACGTTTATCTCCGACGCGCGGTTTCTTTCCGAGAACCTGCCGCATCCGCGATGGCTGCCGAACTGGTATTGCGGAAACCGTTTCGACTATATCTACCCGCCGGCGCTGCGATACGGGAGCGCTCTCATCGCGCGGCTGGGCGGTTACTCACCGGCGCGGGGATACCACATCTACGTCGCGCTGATGTATGCGCTTGGGATAGCCGGCGTGTATGTGTGGTTCCGGGCCGGATCGGGGCTGCGCTGGTGGTCGTGGGCGGCGGCGCTGCTGGCGACGCTCGTTTCGCCAAGCCTTCTTTTCATCCACTATTTCCGCGAGGGCTACCAAGGCGTGGAGTACATGCCGGTGCGGTACGGGGTGCTGTCGCTCTACGGAGAGGGGCCGCACTCGTCGGCGCTGGCGGTACTGGGCTTCGCGCTGGCGGCGGCGTGGTTCGGGCTGCGGCGGGGCCGTGCGCCGATGCTGGTGCTGGCGGCGGCGCTATGTGCGATTTCGGTATTGAACAACTTCTACGGCGCAACGGCGCTGGCGATGATGTTCCCGATTATGGTTTGGGCGATCTGGATGGCGGAGAAGGATTGGCGCGTGGCGTTGCGGGCGGTGGCGATTGCGGCATTGGCCATTGGGCTTACCGCGTTCTGGCTGACGCCATCGTACTTCGCCATCACGATCCGCAACATGCCGCTAGTCTCCGAACGAGGCACGGCATGGTCGTTCTGGCTCGACATGGCGACCCTCGCGGCGTTCGCCGCGGCGGCATACAGGTGGGGCTGGGGACGCCCGGAGCGCGCCTGGACGCTGTTCGTGGCCGGGGCGCTAGCGCGCATGACGCTGCATGTACTCGGCAATCACTTCTTCAATTTCCGCGTCATGGGCGAGCCGCTGCGGCTGGTGCCGGAGTTCGACATGCTGTTCGTGTTCGGCGGCGTGCTGCTGCTTGGGTGGGCCACGCGGCGACTTCGTTTTGGCCCAGCGATCGCGGCGGTGGCGATCGCGGCGGCGGTGTGGCCCTCGGCGGGCTTCGTTTGGCACTCGCGGCGGTACCCCGTCAAAGATCTGAAGTGGCGCGATCGCGTGGAGTACAGGATCACCAAGTGGATGCATGAGAACATGCCGGGCGAGCGGGCTCTGGCAACCGGGTCCGTGCGGTTCTGGTACGATGCGTGGTTCAATCTGCCGCAGGTTGGCGGCGTTTCAGAACAGGGCCTGCAAAATCCGTTCACCAACTTCGCTCACAATCAGGCGCTATACGGCGGCGACCCGGCGCTCGGCATCGCGTGGCTGCAGGCGATGGGCGCGTCGGCCGCGATCGTACACGACAAATCGTCGCAGGAGGTCTACCACGACTGGTCGGCGCCGCGGAAGTTCGACGGCGTCCTGGAGGCTGCCTACGACGACGGCGGTGGCAACCGCGTCTACCGCGTACCGCGGCGCTACCCGGGGCTGGCGCGCGTGGTCGACGGCGCCGCGATGGCGGCTTTGACTTCGCCGGCGCACGCTGACGACGCCGAGGCGGTGAAGGCGTACGCGAATCTGGTGGAAGCGCAATCGCCGCGGGCGGCGGAGTGGCGCCGGCTGGGTCCGGACGCGATGCGGGTGAAGGCCCATCTCGAGCCGGGCGAACAGATCGTGGTGCAGGAAACGTACGATCCTTACTGGCGCGCGACGCTGGCCGGCGGCGCGGCCGTGCCGGTGGCGGCCGACAAGGTGGGCTTCCTGCTGCTCGATCCCGGGCCCGGCGACCATGAAATCACACTACATTTCGATATGCCCGCGGAGAACAAAGCGGGCTGGGCGCTGTTTGGGATTTCGCTCGCCATCATCGGGGTTGTGCTCGCGCGAACCCGCCGGCCCGTGCGATGAACGGGCTGTCTCCGCGCACGCGGACAATCGCCCTGGCGGCGGCGCTTTTCCTGCTGAACCTCGGACTGAACCGCTATCTCTATCTCCCTGGCGAGGGCGTGTACCGCGAGTCGATCGAAGACGGCTACGCGTCGATGGCGCGGTTCTTCTCGCAGCACCCGAATCCGTTCGGCTGGTATCCGCTGCAGTACGAAGGACTGCCGGCGCACATGTGGTACCTGCCGGCGGTTCCGTACGCGGGCGCGCTGGCGATGAAGGCATTGCCGACGTTCGAGCAAGTGCACGTGTACCGCATGTTGATTGCTACGGCGGCGCTGCTCGGACCCGTTAGTTTCTTTTTCTTCGTGCTCTATTTCACCCGGAGCCGCGTGTGGGCGTTTCTTTCCGCCATCGCTTATTCGTTGTTTTCGGTGTCCTACCTGCTTTATCGCGTCGTGGACAACGATCGGGGATTGACTGCCCTGCCTTGGCGGCTGCAAGCGATGGTGAAGTACGCCGAAGGTCCGCACAACGCGGCGTTGTTGCTGTTGCCGCTCGCGCTGGTCGCCTGCTGGCGCGCGGCGGTGGGGCGGCGCTTCCGGGAGATCCTGCTGGCGGCGGCGCTGATGGCGCTGATCCCGCTGACGAACTGGATCGGCGCATTCGCGCTGGCGCTGTGCTGCCTGATGATGCTGCTCACCGGGCTGGGCGCGGCGGCACACACGGGGTTTCTCGGCCGGCGGATCGTCTATGCCGGAATACTCGCGTATCTGCTGGCCGCCTTCTGGCTCACGCCGGGCTTCATCTACACAACGTTGTTCAACTGGCCGGCCGATACGGCCTACAAGGCGAGCGGTGCGAAACAGACAGTGGCGGCGCTGTTAATCGCGGGTCCGTTGGCGCTGCGGTTCCTGTTCCACCGGCTCGCGCCGCGGCAGCACTACTACTGTTTCGCCGGGCTGTGCGTGTATGTTTTCGGAGTCACCGTTTCGGGATACTACTGGTTCCAGGCGGGCGCGATTCCGGAGTCGTGGCGCTATGGGCCGGAGCTCGAGTTATTCTTCTCGGCGTTTCTGTTCGAAACGAGCCGGCTGCTGTGGCGCCGGGGGAGTCGCGCGGCGCAGGCGATCGCGGCCGCCCTGCCGGCGATCTTCCTGTACGCCGCATGGCCTCAGGTCCACGAGTTCATCACGAAAGCCAACCGCGTGCTCCGGCCGCTCGCGCCGGAACAGACCGTGGAATACCAGGTGACGCAAGCGATCGCGGAACAACACCCCCAGGGGCGTGTGTACGTCTCCGGCGGCACGCGGTTCCGCTTCAACGCGTACCAGGATCTGCCTCAACTGGGCG
This genomic interval carries:
- a CDS encoding pseudouridine synthase, with amino-acid sequence MRPPPRVLLFHKPYGVLCQFTGDGVTLRDFIDVPGVYAAGRLDRDSEGLLLLTNDGALQHRLTDPRFQHPRAYRAQVERVPTPETIARLAAGVDIEGRSTRPCQARILAAEPDLPPRDPPIRYRKNVPTAWVELILTEGRNRQVRRMTAAVGHPTLRLVRVGIGALTLEGIAPGQWRDLTAPELRRLRRR
- a CDS encoding GNAT family N-acetyltransferase, translating into MARSPFRFAPLSPENFADLEDLFGPKGACGGCWCMTWRLPKKSYDAGKAEGNHARLRALVDGGEPAGVLAYEGDRAAGWISVAPREQFDYLRRSRTLQPPDDLPVWSVTCFYIRKEHRRRGLATALLGAAEEYVRERGGKRIEGYPSLPRSAELPAVFAWTGLPAIFESRGFTECPSQGRSRKLMRKHLR
- a CDS encoding VOC family protein yields the protein MSRLLCLATLCGGALMAQLPAPNSLGVSMGHLHLLVPDPAVHARIWTEVLGAKEVKYGSLTLYELPDVVLGFRKGNPTGGTDDSAVNHLGFKTRDLAKTKEALVAAGCKIVKEMPDTHQFFAMFPDAVKVEFTEDKTIAHPIVHHHIHFASHQQDEMRTWYAKNFGAMPGMRGRFKAADLPGVNLSWNPAETPQAPTKGRSVDHIGFEVKDLEAFCKKLEGAGIHFDRPFTKVPAIGLSIAFLTDPWGATIELTEGLRR
- a CDS encoding class I SAM-dependent methyltransferase; translation: MTAAAADRAVTYHFKESPYSSHSVLLGMFPAPGGGRRVLDAGCGNGDLSRILDGRGYAVTAVERPGGVTGALPESVRLVEHDLDRSLPPIEGGFDVIVLADVLEHLRDPAALLRELRPMLAADGELVVSLPNSGNLYFRLVVLSGRFPQEDKGLFDRTHLHFYTWDGWRELFGSAGFAMVEVCPTGIPVGLRFAEHSGSWPVRAAERISYELARVRKQMFAYQFIARIRPQ
- a CDS encoding glycosyltransferase family 2 protein gives rise to the protein MSNPKPKIVVVMPAFNAEKTLRMTYTELPHDVVDLVILVDDGSSDKTLQVARDLKLEMFVHNRNYGYGANQKTCYREALRAGADIVVMVHPDYQYDPTLLPQVVEPIRRGAADVVLGSRLLGGNPMQGGMPWWKYVSNRFLTWCENKVFGLKLAEYHTGYRAYTREILEAVNVEMNSDKFIFDQEIMAQFVQVGARVSEVPVPTRYFPAASSASFVDSSIYGCSILWLLGRLLLHRTGVMRSRQFESLRRRYTSVQHA